Within Thermus sp. CCB_US3_UF1, the genomic segment CATGATGATCTTGCCCGTGGTGGTCTCCCCGGTGAAGGAGATGAGGCGCACCTGGGGGTGGCGGGTGAGGAGCTCCCCAGCGGAGCCGGGCCCAAAGCCGTGGACCACGTTGAAGACCCCGGGGGGAAGTCCAGCCTCGTGGGCGCAGCGGGCCAGGAGCCAGGCCCCCAAGGGGGTGAACTCGGCGGGCTTCAGGACGGCGGTGTTGCCGAAGGCCAGGGTGGGGCCGATCTTCCAGGTGGCCAACATGGAGGGCATGTTCCAGGGGGTGATGAGGGCCGCCACCCCCACGGGGAAGCGCAGCACGTAGTTGACGTAGCCGTTCTCCATGGGGTAGGCCTCGGAGCCGTGGGTCACGGCAAAATCGGCGAAGAACTCGATGTTGTTGGCCATGCGCTCCACATACCCCAGGCGGTTCTCGTGGATGGGCCGGCCCACGTCCAGGCTTTCCAGCACCTCAAAAACCGGCTTGTACTCCCGGATCTTCTCGGCGAAGCGGCGCAGGTAGGGCCGCCTCTGGCTGGGCGGGAGCTTGCTCCATCGGGAAAAAGCCTCCCAGGCCGCGGCCACCGCCGCTTCCACCTCCTTTTCCCGCCCCTCGGGGGCGGTGGCGATGACCTCCCCCGTGGCCGGGTAGACCACGGGGAAAAGGTTCTCCCCGCGCACGAACTCCCCGCCAATGTAGTGGGTGACCTCGAGGGGCAGGTCAAAGGGAAACCCCAAGGCCCGCACCCGTTCCAGCGTTTCCCGGTACAGCTTGGCGTCTACCATCCCCACACCTCCTACACCACCTGGGCCAGGAGCACCCCCCCCTCGGCCCAGACTTCCAAGACCCCCCTTTCCAGGGGCACCGCCGGGGCCGGGGAGCCCAGGAAGACCACCTGCCCCGCCCTAAGCCCCCCCACCCGCTCCGCCAGCCAAGAAAGCCTCTCTCCCGGATCCCCCAGGGCCTCTACGGGCCCCTCCGCCACCCTTTCCCCGTTGAGGTAGAGGCGAAGGTGGCCTCGAGGGAGGCGGGCCCAGGGCCTAAGCCCGAGGAGGAACCCCCCTCCGGAGGCGTTGTCCGCCACCACCTCGGAAGCGGTGAAGCGGTACCCCTCCCAAACAGAGTCCAGGAGGTCCACCGCCAGGAAGAAACCCGCCACGGCCCCATAAGCCCGCCCCGGGGTAGCCCCTGGGGGCAGGTCCTCCTTCAAGAAAACCGCCACCTCCGGCTCGGCGCGGGGCTGGAGGAAGCGGGAAAGCTCCACCCCTTCCCGAAGCATCCCCGGGGAAACCCGGCCAAAGATGGGTTCCCGCACGCCCATCTGGGCTTGCTTGGCCGGGGAGACCAGGCCCAGCTTAAACCCCTTCCAGGGCCCAGGGCAGAGGGCCTCCTGCACCCGGTAAGCCCCTTCCAGGCCCACCCCCCAGTCCCGCCCCCCAAGGAGGCGGTGGCCCTGGGCCCGGGCCTGCCGGATGGCTTCCAGAAGGGCCTTCTC encodes:
- a CDS encoding aldehyde dehydrogenase; translated protein: MVDAKLYRETLERVRALGFPFDLPLEVTHYIGGEFVRGENLFPVVYPATGEVIATAPEGREKEVEAAVAAAWEAFSRWSKLPPSQRRPYLRRFAEKIREYKPVFEVLESLDVGRPIHENRLGYVERMANNIEFFADFAVTHGSEAYPMENGYVNYVLRFPVGVAALITPWNMPSMLATWKIGPTLAFGNTAVLKPAEFTPLGAWLLARCAHEAGLPPGVFNVVHGFGPGSAGELLTRHPQVRLISFTGETTTGKIIMKNAADGLKRLSMELGGKAPNLIFESADLDRAVEVTLRASFFNQGEVCLAGSRLLVQRSIYEPFLERLVAAARALKVGDPLDPETRMGALIAEEHLQKVMAYVEIARETATLLTGGKRPDLPHPFDKGYFLEPTVVVDVKPSDKVCQEEIFGPMVVVLPFDTEEEAIALANNTPYGLNAIVQTRDLGQAVRVSEALEVGTVWVNDWFVRDLRVPFGGAKQSGIGREGGHYGYEFYYETKNVCLANR
- a CDS encoding 2-keto-4-pentenoate hydratase — protein: MREEEKALLEAIRQARAQGHRLLGGRDWGVGLEGAYRVQEALCPGPWKGFKLGLVSPAKQAQMGVREPIFGRVSPGMLREGVELSRFLQPRAEPEVAVFLKEDLPPGATPGRAYGAVAGFFLAVDLLDSVWEGYRFTASEVVADNASGGGFLLGLRPWARLPRGHLRLYLNGERVAEGPVEALGDPGERLSWLAERVGGLRAGQVVFLGSPAPAVPLERGVLEVWAEGGVLLAQVV